The Desulforegulaceae bacterium genome has a window encoding:
- a CDS encoding sigma-54 dependent transcriptional regulator, whose product MPDLPLIVAADDDPDFLNGIVRTLESKFKNFQVMGASSGAEVLKITNSGDVGVLISDLKMPEMSGMELLENVLEINPDTCVIMLTGYATIESAVEALKKGAWDFIPKPVEREQLFHSVEKAFEHYRLACENRKLKTLVDFYDEDKSLPFVSNAMKALREKAKAVAKAEYTVLITGESGSGKEYVAREIHRMSKRRDRILNSINCTAIPEQLLESELFGHLKGAFTGAEKNRRGIFQASEKGAIILDEIGDISLSTQVKLLKFLQDKEVKPLGSSESKKVDLRIIALTNQNLEELIQKGKFREDLYYRLNVLSLEIPPLRKRKEDIPFLAKKFLDQTSKELGMEKIEIDHEAIKKITSMPWFGNVRELQNFMRRLVVFSGGGKVDLKLIDIVEGNDNINLETEDNGIKNYKEAKKEVLDSFSRKYLTNLLEKTSGNVSHVSRLSGLERVSVQKIIKRLDIDVSKFRP is encoded by the coding sequence ATGCCTGATTTGCCATTGATAGTTGCAGCAGATGATGATCCTGATTTTTTAAATGGAATTGTAAGAACTCTTGAATCAAAATTTAAGAACTTTCAAGTTATGGGTGCAAGTTCAGGGGCTGAAGTTTTAAAAATTACCAATTCAGGAGACGTTGGGGTTTTGATTTCGGATTTGAAAATGCCGGAAATGTCAGGAATGGAGCTTCTAGAAAATGTTTTGGAAATTAATCCTGACACCTGTGTTATCATGCTTACAGGCTATGCTACTATTGAGTCAGCAGTGGAAGCTTTAAAAAAAGGGGCCTGGGATTTTATTCCAAAGCCTGTTGAAAGAGAACAGCTTTTTCATTCAGTGGAAAAGGCTTTTGAACATTATAGGCTTGCCTGCGAAAACAGGAAACTTAAAACCCTGGTGGATTTTTATGATGAAGATAAAAGCTTACCCTTTGTAAGTAATGCAATGAAGGCCCTTAGAGAAAAGGCAAAAGCTGTTGCTAAAGCAGAATATACTGTGCTTATCACAGGGGAATCAGGTAGTGGCAAGGAATATGTTGCAAGAGAAATCCATAGGATGTCTAAAAGAAGAGATCGTATTTTAAATTCAATAAATTGTACTGCAATTCCAGAACAGCTTTTGGAAAGTGAACTTTTCGGTCATCTAAAAGGGGCTTTTACAGGAGCTGAAAAAAACAGAAGAGGTATTTTTCAGGCATCTGAGAAAGGAGCCATAATTCTTGATGAAATTGGAGATATTTCCCTGTCAACCCAGGTTAAATTGTTGAAGTTTCTTCAGGATAAAGAAGTTAAACCCCTGGGAAGCAGTGAGTCCAAAAAAGTTGATCTCAGAATTATTGCACTCACAAATCAAAATCTAGAAGAACTTATTCAAAAAGGTAAATTTAGAGAAGATCTTTATTATAGGCTCAATGTTTTATCTCTTGAAATTCCCCCATTAAGAAAAAGAAAGGAAGACATTCCTTTTCTTGCAAAAAAATTTCTTGACCAGACATCAAAAGAACTTGGAATGGAAAAAATCGAAATAGATCATGAAGCAATTAAGAAAATAACTTCAATGCCTTGGTTTGGGAATGTGCGGGAGTTGCAGAATTTCATGAGAAGACTTGTTGTATTTTCAGGAGGAGGCAAAGTAGACTTAAAGCTCATTGATATTGTTGAAGGAAATGACAATATCAATCTGGAAACAGAAGATAATGGAATTAAAAATTATAAAGAAGCAAAAAAAGAGGTTCTTGATTCATTTTCAAGGAAATATCTTACAAATCTTCTAGAAAAAACATCGGGAAATGTTTCCCATGTTTCAAGGCTGAGCGGACTTGAAAGAGTGTCTGTTCAGAAAATAATAAAAAGACTTGATATAGATGTGTCAAAATTCAGACCTTGA
- a CDS encoding tyrosine-type recombinase/integrase, with the protein MTAEENNTEQGEQSESQKSEPIRSTKEIMEIKKLLIDNPRNSTLFTLGINTTLMPNELLHLKVHQVKDIKENSIFIINQESEKPKEITINRISYRSIKGLLKSEKYEDDDYLFKSQRGKLIVPSLHRLVNKWCDAIGLTGNYGSHTLRKTWGYHQYHTYGTDISKLVKAFNHSSQKQTKDYLCLEEKNDFNFYLNEL; encoded by the coding sequence ATGACAGCAGAAGAAAACAACACAGAACAGGGCGAGCAGTCAGAGTCACAAAAATCGGAACCCATAAGAAGCACCAAAGAAATAATGGAAATAAAAAAGCTCCTTATAGACAACCCGAGAAACTCTACTTTGTTCACCCTTGGAATCAACACAACTCTTATGCCCAATGAACTTTTGCATCTTAAGGTTCATCAGGTAAAAGATATTAAAGAAAACTCAATTTTTATAATAAATCAAGAATCTGAAAAACCAAAAGAAATAACCATAAACCGAATTTCATACAGATCTATAAAAGGTCTGCTTAAATCAGAAAAATATGAAGATGATGATTATCTCTTCAAATCCCAAAGGGGCAAATTAATTGTACCCTCCCTTCATAGACTTGTAAACAAGTGGTGTGATGCCATAGGCTTAACCGGAAATTACGGTTCCCACACTCTAAGAAAAACCTGGGGATATCATCAATACCATACCTATGGAACAGATATTTCCAAACTTGTAAAAGCATTTAATCACAGCTCCCAAAAACAGACCAAAGACTATCTTTGTCTGGAGGAAAAAAACGACTTTAACTTTTATTTAAATGAATTGTAA